The following nucleotide sequence is from Thermostaphylospora chromogena.
GCCGAGGAAGCCGGCCTCCTCCAGCCACTCCCTGGCGACGGTGCTCGGCTCCTCGCCGTCCACGTCGACCCTGGCGTTCATCTTCGACATGGTGGTGTCGTCCAGCTTTTCGATCACGGGCTGCAGCACCTCCTCGATCGCCGGGTACTGCTTGAAGGTGTCCTCCTTCAGGGTGAGCGCCGCGTTGTAGATGGGGAAGAACTTCTTGTCGTCCTCCAGCACGGTCAGGCCGAGCGCGGCGATGCGGCCGTCGGTGGCGAACACCTCGCCGAAGTTGCAGGTCTCCCCCTTGTCGGTCTCGGTGTAGACGACGCCGGTGTCCAGCACGCTCACCTGGTTGTCGGGGATCTCCATGTCGTAGTGCTTGACCATGCCGGGCAGCCCGTCGTTACGGGTGGAGAACTCCGTCTCGATGCAGAGCGTGACCTCCTGCGGCTTGGTCTCGGCCAGCTTCGCCACGTCCGAGAGCGTCTTGACACCCAGCTCGGCGGCCTTCTCCGAGCGGATGGCCAGGGCGTAGGTGTTGTTCAGCGGCGTGGGGCCGATCCAGCGGATGCCGTTCTTCTCCAGGTCGGCCTTGGCGGTGGCCTCGAACTGCTCGGCCGGGTCCGGAATCGGATCGGAGTTCTTGAGGAACTCGATCCAGCCCGTGCCGGAGTAGTCCCAGTACATGTCGATCTCGCCGGCCTCCAGCGCCTTGCGGTTGGAGACCGTCCCGCCGAGGTTGGTCTTGTCCGTTATCTCAGCGCCGTGCGCCCGGAACAGATGCACGGCGATCTGGCCGAGCACGATGTTCTCGGTGAAGTCCTTGGAGCCGATGACGAACGACGCGCCCGCGAGCTTGTCGCTCACGCTGCCGGTGGCGGCGTCGTCGCCCGAGCCGCAGGCGGTCAGCGTGGTCAGGGAGAGGGCTGCGCCGGCGAGCAGCGCGAACGCGCGGTGAAGGGTCCGATTACGTCGGATGCCCATGAAGAAGACACCTCATTACAACCGATGGGGGACAGGGCTAACGGATTGGGGGGATCACATGCCGCGTGGCTTGAGCAGCTCTTCGGCCAGCCGGCCCAGCCAGTCGACGAAGAAGGCGATGCATGCGGTCAGCACGCCTCCCACGATGGTCACGGGCATGCGGTTGAGCTTCAGGCCGTTGATGATCAATTCGCCGAATCCGCCCGCGGCGACGAACGCGCCCAAGGTGGCGACGCCCACGGTCAAGACGAGCGCGGTGCGCAGACCGGCGAGGATGGCCGGCACCGCCAGCTTGAGCTCCACCCGGCGCAGGGTCTGCCCCTTGGTCATGCCCATGCCGCGGGCGGCCTCGATGAGCGCCGGGTCCACCTGCTGGACGCCGACCATGGTGTTGCGCAGCACGGGCAGGATCGCGTAGGCGACCAGGCCGACCAGGGCGGTCTGGAACCCCACGCCCATCAGGAACGTGCACAGCACCAGCAACCCGATCGCCGGTACGGCCTGGCCGAGGTTGGCCAGACCGAGGATGATCGGGGCGATGAACCGGTTCCTCGCGCGCGAGGCGACGATCCCCAGCGGGATGGCGATCAGCACGACCAGCGCGGTCGCCGCGAAGGTCATCTGCAGGTGCTCGACGGTCTTGGCCCAGATCACCTCGCGGTTGAGGCTGCGCTGTTCGATGGCGTCCAGCTCCTGAGCGCTCACCCAGGCGTACAGGACGACCAGTGTGACCGTGATGGCGGCGGGAGTGGCGAGCCAGCCGAGGACGCCGCTGTACGAACGTCGCCCGGTGGCGGGCGTGGCGATCGTCTCAGCGGTCACTGGCGGCCACTTCCTTCTCCTTCTCGGCCTTCTTGACCCGGCTGCCGTTGGCGGCGCGGCGCTCACGGTTCACCTGGGCGCCGGCGGCCTCACACAGGGCGGTGAAGGTGAGGATGCCGGAAGGGGAGCAGCAGCGGTCGTCCCCGCTGGCCACCATCAGGTCCAGCGCCTCGCGCAGCGTGGTGCCGCTGGGGACCTGGGGCAGCGAGGGGTCGTGCCTGCGGTCCTCGCACTCGACGTCGTCCACGGTCATCAGGGCGAGCCGCTTGAGGGTGGCGTCGCCGCCGATGAAACCGGCCACGTAGTCGTCGGCGGGGTGGGCGAGGATGTTGGCGGGCGTGTCGTACTGCGCGATCCGCGACCGCTCACGCAGCACCACGATGCGGTCGCCCAGCTTGATCGCCTCTTCGAAGTCGTGCGTGACGAAGATGATCGTCTTGCGGAGCTCCTTCTGCAGCTTGACGAACTCGTTCTGCAGGTGCTCACGGGTGATCGGGTCGGTGGCGCCGAAGGGTTCGTCCATCAGCATCACCGGCGGGTCGGCCGCCAGCGCCCGGGCGACGCCCACCCGCTGCTGCTGGCCTCCGGAGAGCTGGCGGGGGTAGCGGTCGCGGAACGTGCCCGGGTCCAGGTGGACCAGTGCGAGCAGCTCCTCGACCCGGCTCGCGATGCGCGCGGCCGGCCAGCCGAGCAGCTTGGGCACCAGGCCGATGTTCTGGCCCACGGTGAGGTGGGGGAACAGGCCGATCTGCTGGATCACGTATCCGATGTGCCGCCGCAGATGGTCGGGGTGCATGGCGAGGACGTCCTCCCCGCCGATCCTGATCTCCCCGGAGGTGGGCTCCACCAGCCGATTGATCATCTTCATGGTGGTCGTCTTCCCGCACCCGGACGGCCCCACGAAGGCGACCAGCTCGCCCGCGGGGATGTCCAACGTCACGTTGTCCACCGCCGGTGCGGACTGGCCGGGAAACTGCTTGGTCAGCGCGCGCAATTCGATGCCCACGCCTGCGGCGTCACTGTTGAACACGGAGCCCCCTCGGGGTGGTCAGGTGACGGACGGCGAAGAAGAAGAGGTCGAAGAGCATGGCGACGATCACGATGCCGAGGGTGCCTGCCAGGGTGGCGTTGAGAGAGTTCACCGAGCCCAGGCGGGACAGGCCTTCGAAGATCTGGGAACCGAGCCCGGGGCCGTCGACGTAGGCGGCGATTGCCGCGATACCAATGATCATCTGGGTGGACACCCGTATTCCGGTGAGAATGAGCGGCCAGGCCAACGGCAGTTGCAATCTGAGCAACACCCGTGTCTTGCTCATTCCCATCCCACGCCCCGCCTCCACCGTGGCGGCGTCGACACCGCGGAGTCCGACCACGGTGTTCCGGATGATCGGCAGGAAGGCGTAGGCGGTCAGCGAGACCAGCGTGGGCCCCCAGCCGAGCCCGGTTACCGGGATCAGCAGGGTGAGGAGGGCGAGGGAGGGGATCGTCAGAATCCCGGCCGACACGTTCAACGAGGCGGCGCTCGCCCTCGTCGTGTTGTATGTGAGTAGCCCGATCAGTACGCCGACCACGGTGGCTATGCCGATCGCGATCGCCACTACGAGGATGTGGTCGAAGGCGGCGAGTGAGAGGGTGTCCCAGCGTGAGACCACATACTCGCCGAAGCTCATGGGGCGGACCACCTTCGTTTACGCTTGCACTGACTTGTCAAGGTATGCACTCGTTGTACTAATCGCAAAATTAGTTGCAGCTAGTGCAATAGTTTCGTTACGAACGGAGGGCGATGGGCGACAACCCGCCGGTGTCCTCGGTCGGCCTACGCAGAGACCTCGAGATCCTGGAAGTCCTCGCCGGTCACGAGAGCGATCACGGCAACGAGGGCCTCGGCGTCACCTGGATCGCGCAGCGACTGGGCAGGGAGAAGAGCCAGGTCTCCAGGGCTCTGCGGTCACTGGAGAGCGAAGGCATGGTCGAGCGTGACCCGGTGACCCGTCGTTACCGCCTGGGATGGCGGCTGTTCGCGCTCGCTGCACGCACCCAGCAGGCGCGTCTGGTTCAGGTCGCCGAGCCGTTCCTGCGACGGCTCGCCACCGCGACGGACGAGGACACGCATCTGTGCATACTCAGAGGCGAAACCGTCCTCACTCTGCTGTCGAAGCCCTCCTCGCGGGCCTATCACCGCATCTGGGAGGGGATCGCGATCCCCGCGGTCATGGCGGCGGCGGCACGTTCGCTGCTCGTCGACGCCGATGAGGAGGAGATACGGGCGATGGTGCGGCGCTCCATGCCCAGCGGGCTCGCCTCCGCGGTCGGCGACGAGAAGCAGTGGCTGGCCGATGTGGCGCACGCGCGCGAATTCGGCTACGCCATCGCCGATCTCGCTCTCGACGACGGCATCGTGGGCGTCTCGGCGCCGGTGCGTGACTTCCGCACCCTCGTCGCCGGAGCCATCTGCGTGTCGGTCAGCCGGATAGCGGACAAGGAGCGGCTGGATGAGCTGGGCGCGGCCGTCGCCGAGACCGCCCGCCAACTCTCGATCGCGCTGGGCCTGCCCCCGAACAAGGTCGTCGGCCCGCCCCCGTACATCAACTCGGCGTTCTTCCGCGACGTCGAGCTGGGGGAGGAGCGCAAGGAGCGCAAGAGGTAGACCGCGCCGCTGTCCGGGTACGGCGGCCCGCCGTACCCGGACAGTCCGGTCCGGGCCGGTGCTACTTCGCGCCGTCCACCAGCGTGCGGCCGCCCACCGGCTCGTCCAACTCGACCGTGGTGGTCTTCAGCACCGCGATCTCGATACAGGCGACCTTTCCCGCGTCCCCGGGAGGGCCCTCATACAGGGTGATCTCGACGGAGGACGCGCTCTCCTTCACATCCACCCGGTCCAGGGTGTAGCACGGCTCCACGCCCGACCACCAGATGAGACGCACCCGCTTACCGTCCCCCACAGGGGTGGCGCTGTCCCACGGAACGGCCCGCGGATTGGCGACACCGCCCTTCGGCTCGACCGGGGACGGGCTGCCGGTCGGGGTGGCGGGCACGGTGTCCGGCGGCGCCAGCGTGGTGCTCACCACGCGGTCCGGCGGAGTCTCCGGCGCACTGGAAGCGGTGGGGGAGGCCCCCGACACCGCGCCGTCCGCACTGCCGCACCCCGCGCACACCAGCGCGATCCCGGCCATCACTGTCGCTGTGCTCACCCGCATACCCGGATTGACGGATCGGCGGCGTGAACGGTTCACCGCCCGCCCGGCGGGGCCGGACGCGTGCTCCACCGGGCGCGCGAGGCGGGCCGAGCCGGCCGCTCCCGGAGAGCCTCCGGCCGGCGGAGACCCCGGCCAGGCGGAGGGGACACCGATCTCGCAGATCCTTCTCGTACGCTGGACATCTCTCCCTCCGATCGGAGTGGATCCGAGCCGACGGATCCGGCTGAGCAGGAAGGAGGACGGGCCGTGCTGCGACAGCTTCTGCTGGCCGCCTCGCGGAGCGAGCGCGCCGAAGCGATCGCCAAGAACACGGGAGCGGTCCGAACCGCCGTGCGGCGCTTCGTCGCGGGAGAGACCGCCGACGACGCGGTCGAGGTGGCGCGGGCGCTCACCGCCCGAGGACTGCAGGTCAGCATCGATCACCTCGGCGAGGACGTAGTGGCGGAGGACCAGGCCGAAGCCGCCGTCCGGGCCTACCTCACCCTTCTCGACCGGCTCTACGGCGCCGGGCTCGCCGCCGGGGCGGACGTGTCGCTCAAGCTCTCCGCGCTCGGGTTGCGGCTGTCCGACCGGCTCGCCGCGGAGAACGCCGCCCGCGTCTGCGCCGCCGCCGCCCGCGTGCACGCCACCGTCACCGTGGACATGGAGGAGCACACGCTCGTCGAGCGGACGCTCTCGCTGGTCGACGAATTGCGCAAGGAGCATCCCACGGTGGGGGTGGTCGTCCAGGCGTACCTGCGTGACGCCGAGGAGCGCTGCCGCGCGCTGGCCGTGCCGGGCTCCCGGGTGCGGCTGTGCAAGGGGGCCTACGAGGCGCCGGAGGCGTACGCCCACACCTCCCCGCGGGAGGTCGACCTGTCCTTCGTCCGCTGCCTGAAGATCCTCATGACCGGCCAGGGCTACCCCATGATCGCCACCCACGATCGGAGGCTCATCGAGATCGCCTCCGCGCTGGCCGTCCTCAACGAGCGCGAGCCCGGCAGCTTCGAGTACCAGATGCTCTACGGCGTACGGCCGGCCGAGCAGCGCCGCCTGGCGGATCTCGGCGCCGTGGTACGGGTTTACGTGCCCTACGGCGACGACTGGTACGCCTACCTCGCCCGCCGTCTGGCCGAGCGCCCCGCCAACCTCGCGTTCGCCGCCCGCGCCCTGCTCTCCCCGTCCTGACGGGGCCACCGGCGGCCTGAGCGCGGCGACCGCCGGTCCTCCCGTCGCGGGAGCGCCCCCGCCCGCACCGGTAGGCTTGCTGGCCGATGACCGGATACCACGAGGTGGAAGCATGATCGCGATTCTCGGGGCGGGCAAGATGGGCGAGGCCCTGATGTCGGGGCTGCTGCGGGCCGGTGTCGGCCCGGACGAGATCGTGGTGACCGTGCGCCGCCGCGAGCGAGGCGAGGAGTTGACGCGGCGGCATGGCGTGCGTGTCGTCTCCAACCCCGAGGCCGCCAAGACCGCCGACACGCTGATCCTCGCGGTCAAGCCGCAGGACATGGCGTCCCTGCTGGACGAGATCTCCCCCTACGTGCCCGCCGGCCGCCTGGTCATCTCGGCCGCCGCCGGAATCACCACGTCCTTCGTCGAGGCCCGCCTCGGCGACGGGGTGCCGGTGGTGCGGGTCATGTCGAACACGCCGGTGCTGGTGGACGAGGCGATGAGCGTGATCTCCGCCGGCTCGCACGCGACAGAGGAGCACCTGCGGCTGACCGAGGAGCTGCTGTCGCCGGTCGGCAAGGTGCTGCGCATACCCGAGGCGCAGCAGGACGCCGCGACCGCGCTGTCCGGCAGCGGCCCGGCGTACTTCTTCTACCTGGTGGAGGCCATGGTCGACGCGGGCATCCTGCTCGGCATGCCGCGCGCCGCCGCCCTGGACATGGTCACCCAGTCGATCGTCGGTGCGGCGATCATGCTGCGTGACTCCGGCGAGCATCCGGTGACCCTGCGTGAGGCGGTCACCTCGCCCGGCGGCACCACCATCGCCGCCATCGCCGAGCTGGAGCGCCACAGCGTCCGCGCCGCCTTCCTCGCCGCCATCGAGGCCGCCCGCGATCGCAGCCGCGAACTCGCGAGCGGCTGACCCGGAAGGCCGCGACCGGTCGCCCGGCACCTCGCCGGGCGATTCCGCCCGTCCGCCGGGGAGACCGACGGGTCAGGCGTCGCAGCGGGTGAAGAGCACGACGGCGAGGATCATGGTGATCGCGATCCGGGCGCGGTAGACGCCGGACCCGCCCCTGGCCCGAGCCGCCCTCGACGGGTGGGCGCAGGTGATCCGGACGTCGGCGGGGGTTCGCGCCGGGCGGGTGGACGGCGGAGGGGGGAGCTTCCGGTAACGTCACCCGAAAGGAGGCGAACCAACAGGGGAGCGCGGATGAGCCGGTCGGTACGCGTGGTCTGGGACGACGCCCTCACGTCGTATGACTTCGGCCCTGGGCATCCGCTCGCGCCTATCCGCGTGGAGCTGACCGTGGCGCTCGCGCGGCAGTTCGGCGTGCTGGACACCGTGGAGGTCATCGGTTGCGCGCCGGCGGACGAGGACGAGCTGGCGCTGGTACACGGGCGTGATTACATCGACGCCGTGCGGCGCGTCTCGGCGACCGGCGGGCCCGACCTGCGCGTGGGGCTCGGCACGCCGGACAACCCCGCTTTCGTGGGCGTGCATGAGGCGTCCGCACTGGTCGCGGGGGCGACGCTGGCGGCGGCGCAGGCGGTGTGGACAGGAGAGGCCGAGCACGCGGCGAACGTCGCGGGCGGGCTGCACCACGCGATGCCGCGGCAGGCGAGCGGATTCTGCGTCTACAACGACCCGGCGATCGCGATCGCATGGCTGCTGGAGCAGGGAGCGCAGCGGATCGCGTACGTGGATGTGGACGTGCACCACGGCGACGGTGTGCAGACGGCGTTCTTCGACGATCCGCGGGTGTTGACGATCAGCCTGCACGAGAGCCCGCACACCCTGTTCCCCGGCACGGGCTTTCCGAGCGAGACCGGTGCGGAGGGCACGGCGGTGAACGTGGCGCTGCCCGCGGGCTGCGGCGACAGCGAGTGGCTGCGCGCCTTCCACGCGGTGGTGCCGCCGCTGTTGCGGGAGTTCGCGCCGGAGGTGCTGGTCACCCAGCACGGCTGTGACAGCCACGCGCTCGACCCGCTGGCCCATCTGATGCTGAGCGTGGACGGCCAGCGCATGGCGTACGAGGCGCTGCACCGGCTGGCGCACGAGACGGCGGGCGGGCGCTGGGTGGTGGTCGGCGGCGGCGGATACGAGCTGGTGCGGGTCGTGCCGCGCGCGTGGACGCACCTGCTGGCCGAGGTGGCGGGCAAGCCGATCGAGCCGTCCACCCCGACGCCGCGGGCGTGGTGCGAACTGGTCACGCGGCGCACCGGCGAGGTGCCGCCGCTGAACATGACCGACGGCCGCCGCCCCGAATTCCGTGACTTCGCCGACGGCTATGATCCCGCTGACCCCGTGGACCGTGCGATCGTTGCCACCAGGAAGGCCGTGTTCCCATCGCACGGCCTCGATCCCCTCATGTGAGAGCACCCGTGGAAGAAACGACCGCGCCCGGCAGGGCGGAACTCCGAGAGCACCTCATCCGCACGCGTATCGCCGGTGACGTCGCCACCAGCCGCGAGAACAACCTCGACCACTACCGCTCGCTGGCCGACCGTGATCCCCGTTACCAGTTCGGGTTGTCGTTCTCGGCGGAGTGGTCCTATCGCGACGTGCTCGCGCTGATGGCGAAGTCGGTGGGCGTGGTGGCCGATCCGGAGCACCGCGAGGGGCAGGACACCATCGACCCCGACCGGACCATCGACGCGATCGAGCGGGTGGGCGATCGGCTGGGCGAGGTCCTCGCCTCGGGGAACGCGCGGCTGCTGTTCGCGACCGGACATCCCACCGGCCTGCTCGCGATCTACCTGCCGCTGGCCCAGTTCGCCGTCCGGCACGGCGCGACCTTGCTCACCCCGGCCGAGGGCTGGAGTTACGTCCGGCCGCATCTGGGCCGCACTCGCAGGATCAAGTACCTGCAGGGTGTGGCGATGCTGGACGACCACGGCGGGTTCGTGCACACCCACGACGCCGAGCCGATGCGGGCGATGCTCGAGGAGCTGGACGGGGAGCGTCCCGATCTGGTGATCGCCGATCACGGCTGGGCCGGTGCGGCGGGTGAGGCGGGTCTGCCGACCGTCGGGTTCGCCGACTGCAACGACCCGGCGTTGTTCGTCGGCGAGGCGGAGGGCAAGATCGAGGTCGTCGTCCCCCTCGATGACAATGTGCTTCCGCGATATTACGATCCGCTGACCAGGTATCTGGTCTCACGGGTCACGCGGGCCCTCTGAGTCGCCCGTCGCCTCGTTGTGGACATCACCTATACGGGTTTTTCGCGTCTACATTCCGTGTTGATCGGTTACGGTTTGCCATCTTTTTGGTGATCAGAGGCGAGTCTTAAGGGGAAGAATTTGGTTCGTTCCAGGAGTGTGGCGCAGGCGTGATCAGGCTTCTGGCCAGCGACTTTGTCGATTCGCCTGACAGATGGCTCTGAATACTGATGGACTAGGGGGTTTGCGCACTCGGAGTCCCGCCTTACTCTGACGGCAGTAGACGTGCGTGAGCAGTGGCACCAGTGGGGATAACCCGGATACACGTGCGGAAGAGGCGTCCGATGGGTGCAGGTGAGAGACCTCTCAGCGAGGTGAAGTTCCTGACGGTGGCCGAGGTGGCCACCGTGATGCGGGTGTCCAAGATGACGGTGTATCGGCTCGTGCATTCCGGCGAGCTGCCGGCCATCCGGGTCGGCCGCT
It contains:
- a CDS encoding glycine betaine ABC transporter substrate-binding protein, producing the protein MGIRRNRTLHRAFALLAGAALSLTTLTACGSGDDAATGSVSDKLAGASFVIGSKDFTENIVLGQIAVHLFRAHGAEITDKTNLGGTVSNRKALEAGEIDMYWDYSGTGWIEFLKNSDPIPDPAEQFEATAKADLEKNGIRWIGPTPLNNTYALAIRSEKAAELGVKTLSDVAKLAETKPQEVTLCIETEFSTRNDGLPGMVKHYDMEIPDNQVSVLDTGVVYTETDKGETCNFGEVFATDGRIAALGLTVLEDDKKFFPIYNAALTLKEDTFKQYPAIEEVLQPVIEKLDDTTMSKMNARVDVDGEEPSTVAREWLEEAGFLGGDSGA
- a CDS encoding ABC transporter permease: MTAETIATPATGRRSYSGVLGWLATPAAITVTLVVLYAWVSAQELDAIEQRSLNREVIWAKTVEHLQMTFAATALVVLIAIPLGIVASRARNRFIAPIILGLANLGQAVPAIGLLVLCTFLMGVGFQTALVGLVAYAILPVLRNTMVGVQQVDPALIEAARGMGMTKGQTLRRVELKLAVPAILAGLRTALVLTVGVATLGAFVAAGGFGELIINGLKLNRMPVTIVGGVLTACIAFFVDWLGRLAEELLKPRGM
- a CDS encoding ABC transporter ATP-binding protein encodes the protein MFNSDAAGVGIELRALTKQFPGQSAPAVDNVTLDIPAGELVAFVGPSGCGKTTTMKMINRLVEPTSGEIRIGGEDVLAMHPDHLRRHIGYVIQQIGLFPHLTVGQNIGLVPKLLGWPAARIASRVEELLALVHLDPGTFRDRYPRQLSGGQQQRVGVARALAADPPVMLMDEPFGATDPITREHLQNEFVKLQKELRKTIIFVTHDFEEAIKLGDRIVVLRERSRIAQYDTPANILAHPADDYVAGFIGGDATLKRLALMTVDDVECEDRRHDPSLPQVPSGTTLREALDLMVASGDDRCCSPSGILTFTALCEAAGAQVNRERRAANGSRVKKAEKEKEVAASDR
- a CDS encoding ABC transporter permease; this translates as MSFGEYVVSRWDTLSLAAFDHILVVAIAIGIATVVGVLIGLLTYNTTRASAASLNVSAGILTIPSLALLTLLIPVTGLGWGPTLVSLTAYAFLPIIRNTVVGLRGVDAATVEAGRGMGMSKTRVLLRLQLPLAWPLILTGIRVSTQMIIGIAAIAAYVDGPGLGSQIFEGLSRLGSVNSLNATLAGTLGIVIVAMLFDLFFFAVRHLTTPRGLRVQQ
- a CDS encoding IclR family transcriptional regulator, whose product is MGDNPPVSSVGLRRDLEILEVLAGHESDHGNEGLGVTWIAQRLGREKSQVSRALRSLESEGMVERDPVTRRYRLGWRLFALAARTQQARLVQVAEPFLRRLATATDEDTHLCILRGETVLTLLSKPSSRAYHRIWEGIAIPAVMAAAARSLLVDADEEEIRAMVRRSMPSGLASAVGDEKQWLADVAHAREFGYAIADLALDDGIVGVSAPVRDFRTLVAGAICVSVSRIADKERLDELGAAVAETARQLSIALGLPPNKVVGPPPYINSAFFRDVELGEERKERKR
- a CDS encoding proline dehydrogenase family protein, with the protein product MLRQLLLAASRSERAEAIAKNTGAVRTAVRRFVAGETADDAVEVARALTARGLQVSIDHLGEDVVAEDQAEAAVRAYLTLLDRLYGAGLAAGADVSLKLSALGLRLSDRLAAENAARVCAAAARVHATVTVDMEEHTLVERTLSLVDELRKEHPTVGVVVQAYLRDAEERCRALAVPGSRVRLCKGAYEAPEAYAHTSPREVDLSFVRCLKILMTGQGYPMIATHDRRLIEIASALAVLNEREPGSFEYQMLYGVRPAEQRRLADLGAVVRVYVPYGDDWYAYLARRLAERPANLAFAARALLSPS
- the proC gene encoding pyrroline-5-carboxylate reductase, translated to MIAILGAGKMGEALMSGLLRAGVGPDEIVVTVRRRERGEELTRRHGVRVVSNPEAAKTADTLILAVKPQDMASLLDEISPYVPAGRLVISAAAGITTSFVEARLGDGVPVVRVMSNTPVLVDEAMSVISAGSHATEEHLRLTEELLSPVGKVLRIPEAQQDAATALSGSGPAYFFYLVEAMVDAGILLGMPRAAALDMVTQSIVGAAIMLRDSGEHPVTLREAVTSPGGTTIAAIAELERHSVRAAFLAAIEAARDRSRELASG
- a CDS encoding acetoin utilization protein AcuC, giving the protein MSRSVRVVWDDALTSYDFGPGHPLAPIRVELTVALARQFGVLDTVEVIGCAPADEDELALVHGRDYIDAVRRVSATGGPDLRVGLGTPDNPAFVGVHEASALVAGATLAAAQAVWTGEAEHAANVAGGLHHAMPRQASGFCVYNDPAIAIAWLLEQGAQRIAYVDVDVHHGDGVQTAFFDDPRVLTISLHESPHTLFPGTGFPSETGAEGTAVNVALPAGCGDSEWLRAFHAVVPPLLREFAPEVLVTQHGCDSHALDPLAHLMLSVDGQRMAYEALHRLAHETAGGRWVVVGGGGYELVRVVPRAWTHLLAEVAGKPIEPSTPTPRAWCELVTRRTGEVPPLNMTDGRRPEFRDFADGYDPADPVDRAIVATRKAVFPSHGLDPLM
- a CDS encoding phosphatase — protein: MEETTAPGRAELREHLIRTRIAGDVATSRENNLDHYRSLADRDPRYQFGLSFSAEWSYRDVLALMAKSVGVVADPEHREGQDTIDPDRTIDAIERVGDRLGEVLASGNARLLFATGHPTGLLAIYLPLAQFAVRHGATLLTPAEGWSYVRPHLGRTRRIKYLQGVAMLDDHGGFVHTHDAEPMRAMLEELDGERPDLVIADHGWAGAAGEAGLPTVGFADCNDPALFVGEAEGKIEVVVPLDDNVLPRYYDPLTRYLVSRVTRAL
- a CDS encoding helix-turn-helix domain-containing protein, which translates into the protein MGAGERPLSEVKFLTVAEVATVMRVSKMTVYRLVHSGELPAIRVGRSFRVPEQAVHDYLRDAYIEAG